A single region of the Acidobacteriota bacterium genome encodes:
- a CDS encoding NUDIX hydrolase, protein MERVRPWRVEADRPVFEHPRLQVEMQELRAGADRREALVLRSADWVNVIPLIESEAAKGGPTVVFIRQWRFGRAEVSLEIPGGIVEAGEDAGVAAGRELHEETGYRAGRIERLGVVEPNPAIFDNVCSLWLARNLVLTGDPIGDGSEELEVVLVPLCEVPDRIASGEIRHSLVVTAFYFFGRRYGFS, encoded by the coding sequence GTGGAGAGGGTCCGTCCCTGGCGCGTCGAAGCCGACCGCCCGGTCTTCGAACATCCGCGGCTCCAGGTCGAGATGCAGGAACTCCGTGCCGGTGCCGACCGGCGGGAGGCGCTGGTCCTGCGGTCGGCGGATTGGGTCAACGTGATTCCCCTGATCGAGTCCGAGGCCGCGAAGGGCGGGCCGACGGTTGTGTTCATCCGCCAGTGGCGCTTCGGGCGCGCAGAGGTTTCGCTCGAGATTCCCGGCGGCATCGTCGAAGCGGGCGAGGACGCGGGCGTTGCCGCGGGACGCGAGCTGCACGAAGAGACCGGGTACCGGGCCGGCAGGATCGAGCGCCTGGGCGTGGTCGAGCCGAATCCGGCCATCTTCGACAACGTGTGTTCGTTGTGGCTGGCCCGCAATCTGGTCCTCACCGGCGATCCGATCGGTGACGGCAGCGAGGAGCTGGAGGTCGTGCTGGTGCCGCTGTGCGAGGTCCCCGATCGGATCGCGAGCGGCGAGATCCGTCATTCGCTCGTCGTCACCGCCTTCTACTTCTTCGGCCGCCGCTACGGATTCTCTTGA
- a CDS encoding Rrf2 family transcriptional regulator encodes MKISTKGEYGIRAMLYVAMHSEGEPVPSHEIAVNQGIPEPYLRQILAALARFQLIRSNRGPQGGHLLGRPAGDISMHDILVALEGHTTSIDHILAQPCTIGVGPKHCAIREVFLNVKEAVENILCNLSLADLAERQQEVCECKIEIPHDLPPERLHGPGRPLHVVSD; translated from the coding sequence ATGAAGATCTCGACCAAGGGCGAGTACGGTATCCGCGCCATGCTGTACGTGGCGATGCACTCGGAGGGGGAGCCGGTACCGAGCCACGAGATCGCGGTCAACCAGGGTATTCCGGAGCCGTATCTGCGCCAGATCCTGGCTGCCCTGGCCCGCTTCCAGTTGATCCGCTCGAACCGGGGCCCTCAGGGAGGGCACCTTCTGGGGCGGCCGGCCGGGGACATCTCGATGCACGACATCCTGGTCGCGCTGGAGGGGCACACGACGTCGATCGACCACATCCTGGCCCAGCCCTGCACGATCGGCGTTGGGCCCAAGCACTGCGCCATCCGGGAGGTCTTCCTCAATGTGAAGGAGGCGGTCGAGAACATCCTCTGCAATCTGAGCCTCGCCGACCTGGCCGAACGCCAGCAGGAGGTCTGCGAGTGCAAGATCGAGATCCCGCACGACCTGCCGCCTGAGCGCCTTCATGGTCCGGGGCGGCCGCTGCACGTGGTGAGCGACTGA
- a CDS encoding HAD-IA family hydrolase yields the protein MSERQERPVRATSRHGAAPLRGVSFDATGTLFACPRRGEIYAEVLARHGHKVAAGDIETVFLTAWSELDCRLGRGEDRYSSHPEGARGFWRELLRRSCALLGREDPGRFAAAELFARFEHADAWELRPGAREVLAELRRRGLRVAVTSNWDRRLPRVLTNLGLAGDIDAVICSEDVGSAKPAEAIFLSACRALELEPVSVLHVGDGKIEDREGAVAAGLSALWLNAEEGDIGALEEVLDYVPS from the coding sequence TTGAGCGAACGTCAAGAGCGGCCCGTCCGGGCCACGTCTCGCCATGGCGCCGCACCGCTTCGAGGCGTTTCCTTCGACGCCACGGGGACGCTCTTCGCCTGTCCGCGCCGCGGGGAGATCTACGCGGAAGTCCTTGCCCGGCACGGTCACAAGGTGGCGGCCGGCGACATCGAGACCGTCTTCTTGACCGCCTGGAGCGAACTCGATTGCCGGCTCGGACGGGGCGAGGACCGCTACAGCAGCCATCCGGAGGGAGCCCGAGGCTTCTGGCGCGAACTGCTCAGGAGATCGTGCGCGCTGCTCGGGAGGGAAGACCCCGGGCGTTTTGCAGCGGCCGAGCTGTTCGCGCGCTTCGAGCACGCCGATGCCTGGGAGCTTCGCCCCGGCGCCCGCGAGGTGTTGGCCGAACTACGGCGACGGGGTCTGCGCGTGGCGGTGACGAGCAACTGGGACCGTCGGCTGCCCCGCGTGTTGACGAACCTCGGTCTGGCCGGCGACATCGACGCCGTGATCTGCTCCGAGGACGTGGGGTCGGCGAAGCCGGCGGAGGCGATCTTCCTTTCCGCCTGCCGCGCCCTGGAGCTGGAGCCGGTCTCGGTTCTCCACGTCGGCGACGGCAAGATCGAGGATCGCGAGGGTGCGGTCGCGGCGGGCCTGAGCGCGCTATGGCTCAACGCGGAGGAAGGCGACATCGGGGCGCTCGAAGAGGTGCTGGACTACGTGCCGAGCTGA